The Salinirubellus salinus genome segment GGCACCCCCGCAGGTGAATCTGGTGGGTCGCCGTCTCGCCCGGCACGCGACCGCCCGGTGGCGCCGCTCGGTGTCCCGGTGCCGTGCGGTGGAGCGTGTGGTGGAGGGCGAGTGGGGGTGCGCTGGTGTGGGGCTCTCGGTGCCGACCTCAGGCCGGGACGGGGACGCCGTCCTCGAACACAGGCTGGACGACCAGCGTGTGCCAGCAATCGGGACACTGGTAGACCCGGTGGCGGTCGCCGCCGAGTTCGTACTCCGTGACGGCCCAGTCGCCGTCGACGTGGGCCTCGCGGTCGCAGTCCCGACAGACGAGGACGGCCTTGCCGACCGGTCCGTCGTGACCGCCGCGTTTCGTCGTGCTCATCGTCTGTTCTAGGTGTTCGAGCCGAATAGCGTTGCTGGCCGTATTAGCCGGTGTGTTCAAGAGGCGGTTCGAGACCGGCGTGGGCGGGGGTCGACCCGCCCACGCTCACATGTCGGGGAACGCCTTCGCGGCCGCGACGGGGCCGGCCACGCTGTTGATCCAGCGGGCGGCGACGGTCTTCTTCAGCATCTCGGCGGCCGGGCCGCCGAACGTCTCGACGACGCTCTTCAGCCCGACGACGTTGTGCGCGACGGCGTCGTCGCCGACGGAGATGAGCGTCCCCTTGTCCTCGTGGGTCCACTCCTGCAGCGGCTGCCCGCGGATGCTGCGAGCGACGTTCTCGCCGACGACCTCGGCGGCCTGCCACGCGGCCTGCGCCGTGGGCGGGGCCATCGCGTCGTCGGGCTGTTCGACGAGCGCGGCGTCGCCGAGCGCGAAGATGCGGTCGTCGCTCGTCTGGAACGTCGACGCCGAGTTGATGCGGTGGCTCCGTTCGTCCTGCTCGACCTCGGTCTCGGCGGCGGCGTCCTGGCCGGTGATACCGCCGGTCCAGAGGAGGACGTCGTAGTCCAGTTCCGTGTCGTCGCCGATGTAGACCGTCTCCTCGTCCACCTCACCGATGAACTCGCCGGTCATGATGTTGACGCCAGCGTCCTCCAGCAGTTTCGTCAACTTCGCCTGGACGACCGGGTCGTTGTTCGGGAAGACGTTGTCCAACCCCTCGACGAGGTGGATGTCGATGGGTGCGCGGTGCTTGTCGCGGAACCTGGCGATCTCGCCAGCGCTCTGGATGCCCGAG includes the following:
- a CDS encoding NAD(P)/FAD-dependent oxidoreductase, which produces MTEDVVVLGSGYAGTGAILSLQDELNGEADITWVSDVDHHLVLHEAHRCIRDPSIQEKITFPTTQVKAPDTRFVQGRVADVDPAERVVELEDESEISYDYLVVGFGSQTAFFGIEGLEEYSLTLKSLEDALEIHDTVKQAAREASRSEPAQVVVGGAGLSGIQSAGEIARFRDKHRAPIDIHLVEGLDNVFPNNDPVVQAKLTKLLEDAGVNIMTGEFIGEVDEETVYIGDDTELDYDVLLWTGGITGQDAAAETEVEQDERSHRINSASTFQTSDDRIFALGDAALVEQPDDAMAPPTAQAAWQAAEVVGENVARSIRGQPLQEWTHEDKGTLISVGDDAVAHNVVGLKSVVETFGGPAAEMLKKTVAARWINSVAGPVAAAKAFPDM